The following coding sequences are from one Triticum dicoccoides isolate Atlit2015 ecotype Zavitan chromosome 4A, WEW_v2.0, whole genome shotgun sequence window:
- the LOC119288027 gene encoding acid phosphatase 1-like: MAMARVPILIAVALVAAAASCSAWEPTIRMPTAEAAAAAVDDAVAPLIHALRPLLGSSGELGSRGGVPCDSWRLGVEAYNVRDWKTVPANCEGYVGHYMLGSHFRRDSKVVIDQAIAYVDSLKLAGNGKEVWVFDIDETTLSNLPYYATHGFGARPYNATSFDAYVLEGTAPVLPETKRLYYKLLKVGIKPVFITGRTEDKRAITVGNLRSQGISGWMNLTLKQPGFHGSAISYKSAERKKLQDAGYVIVGNIGDQWSDLLGAPEGARTFKLPDPLYYIS, from the exons ATGGCGATGGCAAGGGTGCCCATCCTCATCGCGGTGGCTCTCGTGGCCGCGGCGGCCTCCTGCAGCGCATGGGAGCCCACCATCCGTATGCCgacggcggaggctgcggccgctgcCGTCGACGACGCCGTGGCGCCGCTCATCCACGCACTGCGTCCGCTGCTGGGCTCCAGCGGAGAGCTCGGCAGCCGCGGCGGCGTGCCGTGCGACAGCTGGAGGCTGGGCGTGGAGGCGTACAACGTGCGTGACTGGAAGACTGTCCCCGCCAACTGCGAGGGCTACGTGGGCCACTACATGCTGGGCAGCCATTTCCGGCGCGACTCCAAGGTCGTCATCGACCAGGCCATCGCCTACGTCGACAGCCTCAAGCTCGCCGGCAACGGCAAGGAGGTGTGGGTCTTCGACATTGACGAGACCACGCTCTCCAACCTCCCTTACTACGCCACGCACGGCTTTGG GGCTAGGCCATACAACGCGACGAGCTTCGACGCGTACGTTCTTGAGGGAACCGCGCCGGTGCTGCCGGAGACGAAGCGGCTCTACTACAAGCTACTCAAGGTGGGCATCAAGCCGGTGTTCATCACAGGCCGGACGGAAGACAAGAGGGCCATCACCGTCGGAAACCTCCGCAGCCAGGGCATCTCCGGGTGGATGAACCTGACGCTCAAGCAGCCCGGGTTCCATGGCTCCGCGATATCCTACAAGTCCGCCGAGAGGAAGAAGCTGCAGGACGCCGGGTACGTCATCGTCGGCAACATAGGCGACCAGTGGAGCGATCTCCTCGGCGCGCCCGAGGGAGCTCGTACTTTCAAGCTGCCCGACCCCCTGTACTACATCAGCTAA